From Desulfobacterales bacterium, a single genomic window includes:
- a CDS encoding tripartite tricarboxylate transporter TctB family protein, producing the protein MNSSKLDLSIGIILCVLGAFLFLNTYTFPPPLQPNAPGSATFPRIIIIMMMFFGIIMIYQSRLPNLKTAAAKQAPVFSKNFVTAVGLILMYLALLQYLGFVLDSFLYLCLTLVARINGRIKAVLVSAVGVACFYLIFAVLLNIRLPKLYWLG; encoded by the coding sequence ATGAACAGCTCTAAATTGGATTTATCCATCGGGATTATTCTCTGTGTGCTGGGAGCGTTTCTCTTTTTGAATACCTATACCTTTCCCCCACCGCTCCAGCCCAACGCGCCCGGGTCCGCAACCTTTCCGCGCATCATTATCATCATGATGATGTTTTTCGGTATTATCATGATTTATCAAAGCCGGCTCCCCAACCTCAAAACAGCAGCAGCGAAACAAGCGCCGGTATTTAGTAAAAATTTTGTAACGGCTGTAGGTCTCATCTTGATGTATCTTGCGCTCCTGCAATACTTGGGATTTGTGCTGGACAGCTTTTTGTATCTTTGCCTGACGCTGGTTGCCCGTATCAACGGCCGGATTAAAGCGGTGCTGGTGTCCGCCGTCGGCGTCGCCTGCTTTTATCTGATATTTGCCGTTCTGTTGAACATCCGTCTGCCGAAACTTTACTGGCTGGGGTAG
- a CDS encoding D-glycerate dehydrogenase translates to MARPSVFITQPLEKSALERLRQVMDVMINPNSSRTIVKEELISGVDKKDYLFCRLGDIVDADVIQAGQKLKLIATMALTPGQIDVQAATRRKIAIAVPVQGALVDGIAEATADINWALMMAVARRVVEGDKLVRAGIFPGPQSMHLLGAPVNGKTLGIIGMGKIGKAVARRGAGFGMKILYYSRKRHQDAEDQFGALYVTLENLLENADFVSVHTEYSPETHHLMGANEFSLMKSSAFLINTSRGPIVDQAALMDALKSNKIAGAAIDVFEDEPHPHLSKAFVEMKNVVFTPHLGSAVPELREAMANAVVDSILEFRAGKRPATICNPEVFDT, encoded by the coding sequence ATGGCCAGACCCTCCGTGTTTATTACCCAGCCGCTGGAAAAGTCCGCCCTGGAGCGGCTCCGGCAGGTGATGGATGTCATGATAAACCCCAATTCTTCCCGTACGATCGTTAAGGAAGAATTGATTAGCGGGGTTGATAAAAAAGACTATCTGTTTTGCCGCCTGGGGGATATCGTCGATGCCGATGTCATTCAGGCCGGGCAAAAACTGAAGCTGATTGCAACCATGGCCCTTACCCCGGGGCAGATAGATGTTCAGGCGGCAACCCGCAGAAAGATTGCCATTGCAGTCCCCGTCCAGGGCGCCCTCGTTGACGGGATCGCCGAAGCGACGGCGGATATCAACTGGGCGCTTATGATGGCCGTGGCTCGCAGGGTCGTTGAAGGGGACAAATTGGTCCGCGCCGGAATATTTCCAGGGCCGCAATCGATGCACCTGTTGGGCGCCCCGGTCAACGGCAAGACGCTGGGAATTATCGGCATGGGAAAAATCGGAAAAGCGGTTGCCAGAAGGGGTGCGGGCTTCGGCATGAAGATTCTGTATTATTCCAGAAAACGCCATCAGGACGCCGAAGATCAGTTTGGCGCGCTTTACGTTACCCTTGAGAACTTATTGGAAAACGCTGATTTCGTCTCGGTCCACACGGAATATTCGCCGGAAACCCACCATCTGATGGGTGCAAATGAATTTTCATTGATGAAATCCTCGGCGTTTTTAATCAATACCTCCCGGGGACCCATTGTTGATCAGGCGGCGCTCATGGATGCGCTGAAATCAAACAAAATTGCCGGCGCGGCCATTGACGTCTTTGAGGATGAACCTCACCCGCATCTATCAAAAGCGTTCGTTGAGATGAAGAATGTAGTCTTTACGCCGCACCTGGGAAGCGCCGTACCCGAACTGCGGGAAGCGATGGCAAACGCTGTTGTCGACAGCATCCTGGAATTTCGCGCAGGCAAAAGACCGGCGACGATATGTAACCCCGAAGTATTTGATACCTGA
- a CDS encoding tripartite tricarboxylate transporter substrate binding protein has product MRKLNMLIVLSVIAALAVLSFNVDVHAAKKWPDKPMELLIPTSPGSGASVYTQTVAKLAKKYLDQPMDVLHKPSGNGNDLCRFLMRQPADANSVAIYVGSMTGYMNLPGFESKPTDFVYLMQMFKSLYSLYVHQDSPFKTIEDMIKYAKENPGKLDIGSNKIGSVHFTNVELFAKAAGIKINHVPYKGAGGARKDVMGKHLTAAVAQPYEVLSRSKYLRMLLLFDDKRMPELPDLPVPSDLGYNYDTFYQVYGIMLKKGAPADRLEILKAAFKKVMEEPEFVKLGDKTGNSIVFEDTDVFTQKVLKKTETVREILVELKVIK; this is encoded by the coding sequence ATGCGGAAATTAAACATGTTAATCGTTTTATCGGTCATTGCAGCATTGGCCGTTTTATCTTTCAATGTCGATGTCCATGCAGCTAAAAAGTGGCCGGACAAACCAATGGAACTGCTGATCCCCACGAGTCCGGGGTCCGGCGCCTCCGTGTATACGCAAACCGTTGCCAAACTGGCCAAAAAATATCTGGACCAACCCATGGACGTCCTGCACAAACCCAGCGGCAACGGCAATGACCTCTGTCGCTTCCTGATGCGGCAGCCGGCCGATGCGAACTCGGTTGCGATTTATGTCGGCAGCATGACCGGCTACATGAACCTGCCTGGGTTTGAATCCAAACCGACGGATTTCGTTTATCTGATGCAGATGTTCAAATCCTTATACAGCCTGTATGTTCACCAGGACAGCCCGTTTAAAACCATCGAGGACATGATTAAATATGCCAAGGAAAATCCGGGCAAACTCGATATCGGCAGCAATAAAATCGGCAGCGTGCATTTTACCAATGTTGAGTTGTTTGCCAAGGCGGCCGGCATCAAGATTAACCACGTTCCCTACAAAGGGGCTGGCGGTGCCCGTAAAGACGTCATGGGAAAGCATCTGACGGCTGCGGTGGCGCAGCCCTATGAAGTGCTGTCGCGCTCGAAATATTTGAGGATGTTGCTGCTTTTCGACGACAAGCGGATGCCGGAATTGCCGGATCTGCCGGTGCCGTCCGATCTGGGTTACAACTATGACACGTTCTATCAGGTTTATGGCATCATGTTGAAAAAAGGCGCCCCGGCCGACAGGCTGGAGATTTTGAAGGCGGCGTTCAAAAAAGTCATGGAAGAGCCCGAGTTTGTTAAATTGGGCGACAAGACCGGCAACTCGATCGTCTTCGAAGACACAGATGTATTTACCCAGAAGGTGTTGAAAAAGACCGAAACGGTCAGGGAAATTCTCGTAGAGCTCAAAGTCATCAAGTAG
- a CDS encoding tripartite tricarboxylate transporter permease gives MHAEILVHLIDGFAIAFRPENLLFAFLGVFLGTIVGVLPGIGPAGALALILPIVFSLNPVSAIIMLAAVYSGAMYGGSTTSILLNVPGESSSVVTCLDGHQMALQGRAGPALCIAAIGSYIAGTLGVVGLMLFGPVLANFALRFGPPEYFALMVFGLSAVSSLAGESLIKGLMTMTFGLLLTTIGTDVTGVERYTLNIDDLVEGIEFLALTIGLFAISEVLLTSGKLRNGKAKSIIEHKLWITLKDFLRSFGAIIRGSIIGFFVGVLPGAGAGIASFISYSVETQISRHPERFGRGEIRGVAAPESANNAASSGAMVTMLTLGIPGSGTTAIMLAALMALDVNPGPLIFTAHPDVVWGLIAALYVGNIMLLILNLPLIGIFVRLLFIPMQMLLPVIIVISVVGVYNANQSVFDLVLLCGFGLLGYFMRKNGYPVAPVVLGFVLGGRMEESLRQSMIMFQGDPFFLIERPIGIFFIVLAFIFLILPHVIRWLSGGAAIEREDS, from the coding sequence ATGCATGCAGAGATATTGGTTCATTTAATTGATGGTTTTGCGATTGCTTTTCGTCCGGAAAATCTATTGTTTGCTTTCTTGGGGGTATTTCTTGGAACGATCGTTGGCGTACTCCCCGGAATCGGCCCTGCAGGAGCACTTGCTTTAATTCTACCCATTGTTTTTTCGCTCAACCCTGTCAGTGCAATTATCATGCTGGCAGCGGTATACTCTGGTGCAATGTATGGCGGATCGACCACTTCGATCCTGCTCAATGTCCCAGGAGAGTCATCTTCAGTTGTTACGTGCTTGGACGGCCACCAGATGGCCTTGCAGGGTCGCGCTGGACCTGCGCTCTGTATCGCCGCCATTGGTTCATATATTGCGGGAACATTGGGTGTTGTCGGCTTGATGCTTTTCGGACCTGTGCTGGCCAATTTTGCTTTAAGATTCGGGCCACCTGAATATTTTGCTTTAATGGTCTTTGGCCTTTCTGCTGTTTCCAGCCTTGCCGGGGAGTCTCTAATTAAAGGGTTGATGACCATGACTTTCGGCTTACTGTTAACCACCATCGGCACAGATGTAACCGGAGTTGAAAGATATACTTTAAATATTGATGACCTTGTTGAAGGGATTGAATTTTTGGCTTTGACAATTGGTCTGTTCGCGATTTCAGAAGTTTTGTTAACTTCCGGCAAATTACGAAATGGCAAGGCCAAATCGATCATAGAACATAAACTTTGGATAACCTTAAAGGACTTTTTACGTAGTTTCGGCGCCATCATACGAGGTTCCATCATCGGTTTTTTTGTGGGGGTTTTGCCGGGCGCCGGCGCCGGCATTGCGTCATTCATCTCATATTCGGTTGAGACGCAAATAAGCCGTCATCCGGAACGATTTGGTCGAGGTGAGATAAGAGGAGTTGCAGCACCGGAATCTGCAAACAATGCTGCGAGTTCAGGCGCTATGGTTACAATGCTTACGCTTGGTATCCCCGGTTCTGGAACAACCGCTATAATGCTCGCAGCTTTGATGGCCCTGGATGTGAACCCAGGCCCTTTGATTTTCACAGCTCACCCTGATGTGGTGTGGGGATTGATTGCAGCATTATATGTGGGCAATATCATGCTGCTTATTTTAAACCTACCCTTGATTGGCATATTTGTAAGACTGTTGTTTATTCCCATGCAGATGCTTCTGCCGGTTATCATCGTCATATCAGTAGTGGGAGTTTATAATGCCAACCAAAGCGTTTTTGACCTCGTTCTTTTGTGCGGCTTCGGTCTATTAGGTTATTTTATGAGAAAAAATGGTTATCCGGTTGCGCCCGTTGTCCTCGGTTTTGTGTTGGGAGGTCGCATGGAAGAATCATTGCGCCAATCTATGATCATGTTTCAAGGCGATCCTTTTTTTCTGATTGAGCGCCCCATAGGCATCTTTTTCATCGTTCTTGCTTTTATATTTCTTATTTTACCTCATGTTATCAGGTGGCTTTCGGGCGGAGCTGCGATTGAACGTGAAGATTCATGA
- a CDS encoding tripartite tricarboxylate transporter permease yields MESMFIENLFGALGLLFNVNTLLVILLGVILGLFLGILPGIGGTAALAITFPITYEMTAGNGILFLIAVYSAAEYGGSIPAILINTPGTGAAAATILDGYPLSQKGFPKKAMQISLASGVFGGIFSTLVFILMGPLLAWVGLQFGPIEMFAVGVFGLSIVCSLVGKSVVKGFLAVAIGALLASIGPSNFSGLRFTFDQHYLLDGIPMAVAFIGFFAVPQAIKMITAETEASAHVDLKKSGKNDFLAFRQLKKLFMTMVRGSLVGSIIGIIPGAGTGIACFIAYNEEKRFSKRPEEFGKGVEEGISAPESANNSVVGACLVPTLTLGIPGSSAAALIMGLLIMKGINPGPMLFQEQGRLVLLIFTGLIIVNIFLLLVGLLGINVFALVTRIPQRILGPFIIVLVLTGTYSYQQNANHAVMAMILGIFGYILSRAQIPNIPLVLAFIMAPIMEYNLIHALMIHRGDYMVIFKSPICVGILVLSAYSAVYGYIREKRSQARENQNQDKSAE; encoded by the coding sequence ATGGAATCCATGTTTATTGAAAATCTATTCGGCGCCCTGGGCCTGCTTTTCAATGTCAATACGCTTCTGGTCATTCTGCTGGGTGTCATTCTGGGCCTTTTTCTGGGGATCTTGCCGGGAATCGGCGGTACGGCCGCGCTGGCGATCACATTCCCCATCACCTATGAAATGACCGCCGGCAACGGCATCCTTTTTCTGATTGCGGTTTATTCCGCAGCGGAATACGGCGGTTCCATCCCCGCTATTTTGATCAATACCCCCGGTACCGGTGCGGCTGCGGCGACCATTCTGGACGGGTATCCCCTGTCGCAGAAAGGGTTTCCCAAGAAGGCCATGCAGATTTCTCTGGCCTCCGGGGTTTTCGGGGGGATATTCAGCACCCTTGTCTTTATCCTGATGGGCCCCCTGCTGGCCTGGGTCGGGCTGCAATTCGGCCCCATCGAAATGTTTGCCGTCGGCGTTTTCGGCCTGTCGATTGTCTGCAGCCTGGTGGGGAAAAGTGTGGTCAAAGGATTTCTGGCCGTTGCCATCGGGGCACTGCTCGCTTCGATCGGGCCCTCTAATTTTTCAGGCCTGCGATTTACCTTTGATCAGCACTACCTGCTGGATGGGATTCCCATGGCGGTGGCGTTTATCGGTTTTTTTGCCGTGCCCCAGGCCATCAAAATGATCACGGCGGAAACGGAGGCGTCGGCGCATGTTGATCTAAAAAAGAGCGGGAAAAACGATTTCCTCGCTTTCAGGCAGTTAAAGAAACTCTTCATGACCATGGTCAGGGGGTCTTTGGTCGGTTCGATTATCGGCATCATCCCCGGCGCCGGAACCGGCATCGCCTGTTTTATCGCTTATAATGAAGAAAAACGCTTTTCCAAGAGACCCGAAGAATTCGGCAAAGGAGTCGAAGAAGGGATTTCGGCGCCGGAATCGGCCAACAACTCGGTGGTCGGCGCCTGCCTGGTGCCGACCCTGACGCTTGGCATCCCCGGCTCTTCCGCTGCCGCGTTGATCATGGGGCTGCTGATCATGAAGGGCATCAATCCCGGTCCCATGCTGTTCCAGGAACAGGGGCGGCTGGTACTGCTTATCTTTACCGGGCTGATCATCGTCAATATTTTTCTGCTGCTGGTGGGGCTCTTGGGAATCAATGTGTTCGCACTGGTGACCCGAATACCCCAGCGTATCCTGGGACCGTTCATCATCGTTCTGGTTCTCACCGGCACCTACTCCTATCAGCAGAATGCAAACCATGCCGTCATGGCGATGATTCTGGGGATTTTCGGCTATATTCTCAGCCGGGCTCAGATACCCAATATTCCTCTGGTTCTGGCATTTATCATGGCGCCGATCATGGAATACAACCTGATCCACGCGCTGATGATTCACCGGGGCGATTACATGGTCATTTTTAAATCACCGATTTGTGTCGGGATATTGGTGCTGTCGGCCTATTCGGCGGTCTACGGTTATATTCGCGAGAAACGATCACAGGCGAGAGAAAACCAGAATCAGGATAAATCCGCTGAGTAA
- a CDS encoding C-terminal binding protein, giving the protein MNSKYKVVITDHRFPNVDIQREVLSKIGAELVVGQAQTEEEIIAIAKDAHGILNARSKITEKVINALTCCKIMVRYGVGVDTIDIAAATRKGIMVSNVLDYCVDEVSDHALALVLALTRKVVFSARRVRAGEWSVANLKPLKRLSGQTLGVVGYGRIGRELARKASPIGFNVLVYDPYVDEKAVAKTGFKLASFEELIKGSDVISLHSPLTPETKGMIGKQQLDMMKPNAYIVNVSRGSLIDEGALIDALNAGRIAGAGLDVMIDEPAKPDNPLLKMEQVIVTSHTAFYSDEAIQELQKKAAEKVAAALTGQIPDPLVNPEVLKS; this is encoded by the coding sequence TTGAATTCAAAATACAAAGTCGTCATTACGGATCACCGGTTTCCGAATGTGGACATCCAACGCGAGGTACTGTCTAAAATCGGAGCGGAGCTGGTTGTCGGGCAGGCCCAAACCGAAGAAGAGATCATTGCGATTGCCAAAGACGCCCACGGGATTCTGAATGCGCGCTCAAAAATTACGGAAAAAGTTATTAATGCGTTGACATGCTGCAAAATCATGGTGCGCTACGGCGTCGGTGTCGACACCATCGACATCGCCGCCGCCACCCGCAAAGGGATCATGGTCAGCAATGTGCTGGATTATTGTGTGGACGAGGTGTCGGATCATGCCCTGGCATTGGTCCTGGCCCTGACCCGCAAAGTGGTATTCTCCGCCAGACGGGTTCGTGCAGGCGAATGGTCCGTCGCCAATCTGAAACCGTTAAAACGGCTTTCCGGACAAACCCTCGGGGTTGTGGGATACGGCCGGATCGGCAGGGAGCTTGCCCGCAAGGCCAGCCCCATCGGCTTTAACGTTCTGGTCTATGACCCTTATGTTGATGAAAAGGCCGTCGCCAAGACCGGTTTTAAACTGGCATCTTTTGAGGAGCTGATCAAGGGGTCCGACGTCATTTCGCTGCATTCGCCGCTGACGCCGGAAACAAAAGGGATGATCGGCAAACAGCAGCTCGACATGATGAAGCCGAATGCCTATATCGTGAATGTCAGCCGCGGTTCTCTGATTGATGAAGGTGCCCTGATTGATGCACTGAATGCGGGCCGGATCGCCGGGGCCGGCCTGGATGTGATGATCGATGAGCCTGCGAAGCCGGATAATCCCCTGTTAAAGATGGAGCAGGTCATCGTGACATCGCACACCGCGTTTTATTCGGATGAAGCCATACAGGAGCTGCAGAAAAAGGCGGCCGAAAAGGTTGCTGCTGCGCTGACGGGACAAATACCCGATCCGCTGGTGAATCCGGAGGTGTTAAAATCCTGA
- a CDS encoding amidohydrolase family protein — protein sequence MEKGNITVLKAARLIDGNGRDVVKNPLVVIEGKRIKQIGTEGEITPPAGAVIEEFPGHTLMPGLMDIHLHCSAYNVVTFKNYRVAQLEVTPPLQMLYTLLHQQIMFEMGFTTLRDHPWPNAYGGHNSTELVALRDAIETGIFAGPRLMVGGYATMTGSHLDLIVPRGCRREPDATADGPWELRKLARKQLRIGVDFIKTCASGGGGTDKEAPDVRNMTQEELDAIVDEAHALDKHCSCHCFTPTAQKMALKAGADTIDHCVFTDDEAIEMLVSEKKPIVPTLMHRSDRAIEVRRRIGTSEFTLDKMKMLQPHTKETFQRFIKAGVKIAMGTDTQLDPDIGSNAQELEIYVDYGMTPMQAIQTATKNTAEAIRLGSVTGTLEPGKFADIIAVDGDPLKDIRVLQDKDKIKIVMKEGKIFVDRRPGKNKYVVHDQDWGWKRI from the coding sequence ATGGAAAAAGGGAATATCACGGTTTTAAAGGCAGCGAGGCTCATTGACGGCAACGGCAGGGATGTTGTCAAAAACCCGCTGGTTGTCATCGAGGGAAAACGGATAAAGCAAATTGGAACGGAAGGTGAAATCACGCCTCCGGCGGGGGCTGTTATTGAAGAATTCCCGGGGCACACCCTGATGCCTGGCTTGATGGATATCCATCTGCACTGCTCCGCGTATAATGTGGTCACTTTTAAGAATTACCGGGTAGCCCAGTTGGAAGTCACGCCGCCCTTGCAGATGCTGTATACCCTGCTGCACCAGCAGATCATGTTTGAAATGGGGTTTACCACCCTAAGGGACCATCCCTGGCCCAACGCCTATGGCGGTCACAACTCGACTGAACTGGTCGCCCTGCGGGATGCCATTGAAACGGGAATTTTTGCCGGCCCGAGGCTGATGGTGGGAGGGTATGCCACCATGACGGGGTCGCACCTGGACCTGATCGTTCCGCGTGGCTGCAGGAGAGAACCGGATGCCACCGCAGACGGCCCCTGGGAGCTGCGCAAACTGGCCCGCAAGCAGTTGCGGATCGGTGTCGATTTTATCAAAACCTGCGCATCCGGCGGGGGCGGCACCGACAAGGAGGCCCCGGATGTCCGCAACATGACCCAGGAAGAACTCGATGCCATCGTTGATGAGGCCCATGCCCTTGACAAACACTGCTCCTGCCACTGTTTTACCCCCACAGCCCAGAAGATGGCCCTAAAAGCCGGCGCCGATACCATCGACCACTGTGTCTTCACCGATGATGAAGCCATTGAAATGCTGGTATCTGAAAAAAAACCGATTGTGCCGACGCTGATGCACCGTTCCGACCGCGCCATTGAAGTCAGAAGGCGCATCGGCACGTCGGAATTTACTTTAGATAAAATGAAGATGCTGCAACCCCATACCAAAGAGACATTCCAGCGCTTTATCAAGGCCGGGGTCAAGATCGCCATGGGAACCGATACCCAGTTGGATCCGGACATCGGCTCCAACGCCCAGGAGCTTGAAATTTATGTAGACTACGGCATGACCCCCATGCAGGCCATCCAGACCGCAACCAAGAATACGGCCGAGGCCATCCGGCTGGGCAGCGTTACCGGCACCCTGGAACCGGGCAAGTTCGCCGATATCATTGCGGTTGACGGAGATCCTTTAAAGGACATTCGCGTTCTTCAGGATAAAGACAAAATCAAAATCGTCATGAAAGAGGGGAAAATTTTTGTGGACCGGCGTCCGGGCAAAAACAAATATGTGGTTCATGATCAGGATTGGGGCTGGAAGCGGATATGA
- a CDS encoding heme-binding protein, with amino-acid sequence MSIKLSDAERLVQAAQKKAVEMCLKVVISVVDLRGDLVTMSRMDGAPYRSIAVSKGKAFASVEYGVPSAKLSERANNPVMRAMMIAERGLFVPQQGAVPIKKGDELLGAIGVSGASSKDDETIALAALEAL; translated from the coding sequence ATGTCTATTAAACTTTCGGATGCCGAACGGCTTGTTCAGGCCGCTCAGAAAAAAGCCGTGGAAATGTGCCTTAAGGTAGTCATATCGGTGGTGGATCTGCGCGGGGACCTGGTCACCATGTCGCGGATGGACGGTGCGCCGTATCGCAGCATCGCGGTTTCCAAAGGGAAGGCCTTTGCGTCGGTGGAATACGGCGTCCCCAGTGCCAAGCTGTCCGAGCGGGCCAACAACCCGGTCATGCGGGCCATGATGATCGCCGAGAGAGGTCTATTTGTCCCCCAGCAGGGCGCCGTTCCCATCAAAAAGGGCGACGAACTGCTCGGGGCCATCGGTGTCAGCGGCGCCAGCAGCAAGGACGATGAAACGATTGCCCTGGCGGCCCTGGAGGCGCTTTAG
- a CDS encoding cupin domain-containing protein codes for MKYFFNLNAHDKSYLAGDYSSAFGAVVEGERMQIALVHKEKGTGSRLHSHPNEQFNYILKGTFKAKVEGEEKTLVPGELMHIPANAHHYLIAVSDGGGDYFVAKDMSWGIAGNAVDGKKTGAHYDLGFESD; via the coding sequence ATGAAGTATTTTTTTAACCTGAACGCCCATGACAAATCCTATCTGGCCGGGGATTACTCATCTGCCTTTGGCGCAGTGGTAGAAGGCGAACGGATGCAGATCGCCCTGGTGCACAAAGAAAAAGGGACCGGGTCAAGATTGCATTCCCACCCGAATGAACAGTTTAATTATATTTTAAAAGGCACATTTAAAGCCAAAGTCGAAGGCGAAGAAAAAACCCTCGTCCCGGGTGAATTGATGCATATCCCTGCAAATGCCCATCACTATCTGATTGCCGTTTCGGACGGTGGCGGCGACTATTTTGTTGCCAAGGACATGAGCTGGGGCATTGCCGGCAACGCGGTTGACGGGAAAAAAACCGGAGCGCATTACGACCTCGGCTTTGAATCGGATTGA
- a CDS encoding cupin domain-containing protein, giving the protein MKYFFHLENEEDIAIGPDYSSAHGGWVKGERIQVLLYHKEKGTGSRPHRHPNEQFIYILKGRVKAKVEDQEKIAQPGAVIHIPPDALHSMVAATDDDLVYLVAKDTSFGIHGIPEDGQKTGAHYEPGFDPQK; this is encoded by the coding sequence ATGAAATACTTTTTTCACTTGGAAAACGAAGAAGATATCGCCATCGGTCCCGACTATTCTTCAGCCCACGGCGGCTGGGTAAAGGGGGAACGCATTCAGGTTTTGCTGTATCACAAGGAAAAAGGAACCGGGTCGCGGCCCCATCGGCATCCCAACGAGCAATTTATCTATATTTTAAAGGGCCGTGTAAAAGCCAAGGTTGAGGACCAGGAAAAGATCGCTCAACCCGGCGCAGTTATCCATATCCCGCCCGATGCCCTTCACAGCATGGTTGCCGCCACGGACGATGATCTGGTTTATCTGGTTGCCAAAGACACCTCCTTCGGCATCCACGGCATTCCCGAAGACGGCCAAAAGACCGGCGCCCATTACGAACCCGGCTTCGACCCTCAAAAATAA
- a CDS encoding cupin domain-containing protein has protein sequence MEYFYRWEDLESIQVGRSYSSGEGPLIKGERMQIALVRKAKGTGARPHHHPNEQFHYVVKGTLKAMVGGQEQIVKPGGVIHIPPNVSHATVATPEEDVIFFTVKDTSWGIEGIPNDGKDTGGVYEGGRKPDPKK, from the coding sequence ATGGAATATTTTTACCGATGGGAAGATTTAGAGAGTATTCAAGTCGGCCGAAGCTATAGTTCAGGGGAGGGGCCGCTCATTAAAGGAGAGCGGATGCAAATTGCCCTGGTTCGCAAGGCCAAGGGAACGGGTGCGAGACCCCACCACCATCCCAACGAGCAGTTCCATTATGTCGTCAAGGGCACCTTGAAAGCGATGGTTGGCGGCCAGGAGCAGATCGTCAAGCCGGGAGGCGTTATTCATATTCCCCCAAATGTCAGCCACGCAACTGTCGCAACGCCGGAAGAAGACGTCATTTTTTTTACGGTCAAAGATACGTCCTGGGGAATCGAGGGTATTCCGAATGACGGCAAGGATACCGGCGGCGTTTACGAAGGCGGTCGTAAACCGGATCCCAAAAAATAA
- a CDS encoding D-glycerate dehydrogenase, which translates to MDRPRIFVTQPIENSALKRLEEHLDVTVHPDAAKSILKADLIAGVVNADYLFCRLGDIVDADVIAANPKLKLIVTMATAAAQIDVKEATRRKIPVAGRPVPATGFEPDSIIEETADLAWTLMMVVARKIIEGNELVRTGVFPGPQSPYILGSKVNEKTLGIVGLGKVGRAMARRARGFNMKVLYYDMHRYPEAETELGATFASLEELLKASDFVTLHPLYTLQTHHLIGKKELALMKPSAFLINTSRGPVVDQEALIEAVREKEIAGVALDVYEGEPHPELPADFVNMKNVVLTPHLGSAVTEKREVMSHTVVDIFLDFLAGKKPKTLFNPEIYG; encoded by the coding sequence ATGGATAGACCCAGAATCTTCGTCACCCAGCCGATAGAGAACTCCGCCCTGAAAAGACTTGAGGAACACCTGGACGTAACGGTCCATCCCGACGCGGCTAAATCAATTCTCAAAGCGGACCTGATCGCGGGGGTTGTCAACGCCGATTATCTGTTCTGCCGATTGGGAGATATCGTCGATGCCGACGTGATTGCGGCCAATCCGAAGCTGAAGCTGATTGTTACCATGGCTACCGCAGCCGCTCAGATCGACGTAAAAGAAGCGACCCGCCGCAAGATACCGGTCGCCGGCCGCCCGGTGCCCGCCACCGGGTTTGAACCGGACAGCATTATCGAAGAAACCGCCGATCTGGCCTGGACCCTGATGATGGTGGTGGCGCGCAAGATCATCGAGGGAAACGAGCTGGTGCGTACCGGGGTTTTTCCAGGCCCCCAGTCTCCCTACATTCTCGGGTCCAAAGTCAACGAAAAGACCCTGGGAATCGTCGGCCTGGGAAAAGTGGGAAGGGCCATGGCCCGTCGGGCCAGAGGGTTTAATATGAAGGTTCTTTACTATGATATGCACCGTTACCCGGAGGCTGAAACGGAACTCGGCGCGACATTCGCATCCCTGGAAGAATTGCTGAAAGCGTCTGATTTTGTAACCCTGCATCCCTTATACACGCTCCAGACCCATCACCTCATCGGGAAGAAAGAGTTGGCCCTGATGAAGCCTTCGGCATTCCTGATCAATACCTCCCGCGGACCGGTGGTGGACCAGGAAGCGCTCATCGAAGCCGTGCGTGAAAAAGAGATTGCCGGCGTCGCCCTGGATGTTTATGAAGGCGAACCCCATCCCGAACTTCCGGCGGATTTCGTCAATATGAAAAACGTGGTGTTGACGCCCCACCTGGGAAGTGCGGTGACAGAGAAGCGCGAAGTCATGTCCCATACGGTGGTGGACATCTTCCTTGATTTTCTGGCGGGGAAAAAACCGAAAACCCTCTTTAATCCTGAAATCTACGGTTGA